TCGATAATTCCATTTTCTGTGACGGTTAGTTCGTTAAACATCTAATCGGCCTTTAAGTTATTATTTATATATTCCGCACTTAGCAAAGAAACAAACTTGATATGCTCTTCAAATCGATTTCTAAGAGAGAACAGATTTGAGAAAATTGTAACTATCTCTTTTTGTTTGCTGATTGGCGGTACAGGTACAGGAAAGTTTTCTATCTCACTCTGACTAATCGTTGTCATAGTAGTGGTTTGCCCTACGCACAAGAAATACTTCCTTGCCCAGGGAGAAAGCGCATAAATATATAGGTACTCAGGCAAAACTATCTCAGAATTAACGTTAACTCGAATTAAATGGCAGTCAAAAGTTGATTGCTTAGCTTTATTTAAAACTAAGAATGGCCATCCAATTCCTGATTTAACAAGAGATGAACGATTGAATAGGAGGTCGCCATTCTTAAGGTTATATTTATCGAAGTCTGACTGGTTGCAACTAATTATTTCTCTCCTGTCCTCTGTCGAATAGGAGTTTACGTATCCGTCTACTACGTTGAGAAAAAAACAGTCAACTGACCCTCCACTGCCTTTTTTTACAAATTGCCCGTTTTGAGGTTTGCTCAAAAGTAATTCTTTTAGAGGCTTAATTTCAATGCTTGAAGTGGAGTTTATTTTTAGTGGATAAGTAGTGTAATCTTTAACTCCCAATTCATCTTTAAACGTCTTGTAGTATTGTGACTTTATGAGCTGCTCTTGAGCATCTACTAATAGGTCGGTACTTTTGACAACTTCGTTGGATTTTCTAACTTCTTGAATCAGCAATTTCCTCCCATTAGAGTCTGGAATTGCTAACTCGAAGTTGGCAAGGGATTTAAACTTTGTTCTTGGTGAAAGTGATCCTGATGATGTTTGAACTGACCATTCCCAAAAGTCTTTAGACTGCACAATAAAAGGAAATAAATCTTTTACATTTATATCAGGTTCCATAACAATGATGTCGCCAGAACAGATTCCATCAAATTCAGCAATCGCTGCTTTTTTTAAATAAGGGCGACGCTTGCCAAATAGGATGTGTCCTTTTTTAAATACTCGTGTAAAGCTAGGATTGTCTTCAGCGATCATCCCCCAACGTTTGATCTTGAGTGAGCCGGAATCCAAATGTTCTAAGCCAATATAGCGGTCGTAACCATCTGCAATCGGATCTCTTGTAGAGAGCTTTACCTCTCGGCAAATATCGCCAAATTTAATGGTTTTTTTGTCAGTCATTTATCTCTACCTCATGACCCATATCTGCGAGGTTCACAAATAATCTGTTAGTTTGCTTCTTCATTAGCACGCGGCTGACTTTCCATGCCTCTATGGCTTGTTCAATATTTTGTAATTCATCATTGCTTTGTGCTTGCACATAAAGCGGTATGGATAAGTTGTAGAGATTTTCCTCAATTGCTTCTATATCCACTAACGCTGTGATGCTGTTTTGGCTTGCTGGAGTAAAATATGCATCGCATAACACTGCTAAATCATTATCGGACAAGCTACTATGAGCACGCTCGCGGGTGACATGTTCAACACCATTGATAAATAACACCTTGTTTTTACGCTCGACGGGCTTATTGCAATTAAGTACCACCACACAAGATTCCATTGGCGAGTTGTAGAATAGGTTTGGCCCTAAACCAATTACCGCTTCTATAATGTCGGATTCAATCACTTGCTTACGAATTGCTTGCTCTGAATCACGGAACAATACACCGTGAGGCCAAAGCATGGCAGCGCGGCCAGTATCTGGCTTTAAACTTTTAATGATGTGGGTGTAAAACGCATAGTCGGCACAACCTTGTGGCGGCACGCCATAAAGGTTGCGTCCAAAAGGGTCTGCAGCAAACTTGTCGCGGTTCCATTTTTTAATCGAGTAAGGTGGATTGGCGAAGATTACATCAAACTGCTTAAGCTGGTCGTTTTCAATAAACTTAGGTTCCGCGAGCGTATCACCGCGCAACACGTCAAACTCTTCGATGTCGTGCAGGAACATATTCATACGGGCGATGGCGGAGGTAAGCAGATTGACTTCCTGGCCGTGTAAATGCACAGTCCTCCATTCGCTGCCCTGGCTACGCAAATCCATCACCGCATTCAATAACATACCGCCGGTACCGCAAGTTGGATCATAAGCGGTTTCACCGGGTTTTAAGCCCATAATGCGCGTCATTAGATGTACCACGGTACGGTTGGTATAAAACTCAGCGGCAGTATGACCAGAGTCGTCGGCAAACTTTTTGATTAGGTACTCGTAGGCTTCACCTAAATCATCTTGCGCGACTACAGATATGCCTAAAGGAATTTTGCTGAAGTGCTCGATTAAATCTGCCAGCAGATGGTCCGGCAGGCGTTCTTTATTGGTCCACTGCGCATCGCCAAATACGCCATGCAATCTCGGGTTGTTGGCTTCTATTGAACGCAGTGCGTTTTGAATGGCTTCACCAATACTTTTACTTGTATCGCGCACTGTTTGCCAACGCGCTTCATTAGGGATAGTAAAACGGTGGAACATTTCGGCGGTGGCCATTTCCATATCACCGGTTTGCTCTAACGCCTCGGCTAGCTCTTCTTCATAAACATCAGACAGACGCTTAAAGAACAGTAACGGAAATATAAACTGCTTATAGTCTGAGGCGTCAATTTGGCCACGCAGGAATTCAGCCGCACCCCAGAGTAAGCTTTCTAGTTGGTTTTTATTCATAGTCGGTAATCCAAATATTCAGGGCCTTCACACCAAATATTAATAAAGTCTCCATTGGGGTAAGGTGTGGTCTCGGATAGCAAAAATATTTTCTTAGGATAATTGTTGGCAAGTTTATCTAGAGTCGATTGTTTGAATCGTTTGAAGCTACCATCTTCGATTTGGCTATCTGACATATATGTAGACGGTTGACTCTCTAGTTCGCCGAACTTGAGTTTGTTAGCAAACACAAAACCATACCCACCTTTTCGTTTTTTTATCCACCCCTTTCCATAATAAATTCTGAATTCGTCTTCGAGCTCAGTTAAGTCTTGGCCATTGATTTCGACGAACAAATCCCTGATGTCGATAACGCCGACTTCAGGAAGTTGTACTGTGTGCGTTTCATTCGCTAAAAAAGCATCAATCAGTGACGAGAGTGTTTTTGAACGTTGGATTTTTCGCTTGCCAGATTCTGGACTATGGCCTGCTCGAGCTCTTGCTTCCGTATCATATACGCCTGACGTATTACCTGTTGGCTCAGGTCTTTTGGTGCTGGGTGGTTGCAGGTTTAGACGGATAGCGTGATCGACATATTCATCGCTGTCGCTATAGATATCTGTGGTGATTCTTGAACTTTTTTTCTGAGGATCGATGTCCTTTGCTATATCGCATTGTGAAGTGTGCTCACCCACAACTTTGTAATAGGGGTCTCGTTTTCTTTTTAGTTTGGGGCGATCTAAGTTGGCGCAGGTAACCGGTGCGTCGCATTTGTCATCTGGACACTGAAAGCTAAATTTGGATTTAATTTTCCCCTCTGCAAACTGTTTGTCTGCTTCTTGCGCTGTGATGCTTAGCTCAATATCTTCTGCAAAAGCCTTATCTAATTTCATACTTCGAAACCCTCTTTTATCAGTAAGGCTTCCAGTTCTTCCTCGGCTTGCTCCAGATCTGCCAATTTACTTTGGAAATCTTTCAATGCTTCTTCTACCGTAATAGTTTCTTCTTCAAGCGGCTTTTGCACATAACGCGCTATGTTTAAATTGAAGTCATTTTCTTTGACTTCAGATAGCGGCACCCAGCGAGCAACGCCTTCGATCTCATCTGCACCTTTTCTGGTTTTAGTAGAGGGTCCTTGCTGTTCTTGAGTGTGATAGATGCTATAGATTTTATCGGCTTGCGAATTAGACAGCGTGTTTTGAGCGCGGCCCTTGGTGAAAATTTCTTCGGCGTTGATGATCAGAATATGATTTTTATGAGCCTTCGGTCGCTCTTTGCGTAACACCAATATACAAGCTGGAATGCCTGTGCCGTAAAACAGGTTAGATGCCACACCGATGATGGCTTCAAT
The sequence above is drawn from the Sinobacterium norvegicum genome and encodes:
- a CDS encoding restriction endonuclease subunit S, which codes for MTDKKTIKFGDICREVKLSTRDPIADGYDRYIGLEHLDSGSLKIKRWGMIAEDNPSFTRVFKKGHILFGKRRPYLKKAAIAEFDGICSGDIIVMEPDINVKDLFPFIVQSKDFWEWSVQTSSGSLSPRTKFKSLANFELAIPDSNGRKLLIQEVRKSNEVVKSTDLLVDAQEQLIKSQYYKTFKDELGVKDYTTYPLKINSTSSIEIKPLKELLLSKPQNGQFVKKGSGGSVDCFFLNVVDGYVNSYSTEDRREIISCNQSDFDKYNLKNGDLLFNRSSLVKSGIGWPFLVLNKAKQSTFDCHLIRVNVNSEIVLPEYLYIYALSPWARKYFLCVGQTTTMTTISQSEIENFPVPVPPISKQKEIVTIFSNLFSLRNRFEEHIKFVSLLSAEYINNNLKAD
- a CDS encoding type I restriction-modification system subunit M, giving the protein MNKNQLESLLWGAAEFLRGQIDASDYKQFIFPLLFFKRLSDVYEEELAEALEQTGDMEMATAEMFHRFTIPNEARWQTVRDTSKSIGEAIQNALRSIEANNPRLHGVFGDAQWTNKERLPDHLLADLIEHFSKIPLGISVVAQDDLGEAYEYLIKKFADDSGHTAAEFYTNRTVVHLMTRIMGLKPGETAYDPTCGTGGMLLNAVMDLRSQGSEWRTVHLHGQEVNLLTSAIARMNMFLHDIEEFDVLRGDTLAEPKFIENDQLKQFDVIFANPPYSIKKWNRDKFAADPFGRNLYGVPPQGCADYAFYTHIIKSLKPDTGRAAMLWPHGVLFRDSEQAIRKQVIESDIIEAVIGLGPNLFYNSPMESCVVVLNCNKPVERKNKVLFINGVEHVTRERAHSSLSDNDLAVLCDAYFTPASQNSITALVDIEAIEENLYNLSIPLYVQAQSNDELQNIEQAIEAWKVSRVLMKKQTNRLFVNLADMGHEVEIND